The Ziziphus jujuba cultivar Dongzao chromosome 7, ASM3175591v1 genome includes a region encoding these proteins:
- the LOC132804396 gene encoding UPF0481 protein At3g47200-like, protein MGEKKACPDEAIIIDIPEDLEPDLNSTCWIHRVPRKLRQVHEAAYTPQLISIGPLHYDEPKLNAMEQHKTKYHDQFWKRDFSKHIRENDIRDFIEEGARRERIWCSYAGSFELMNNRDMFFRVILRDVSFIFELFLRNYEHVLDNNDKPEEMKKDIQDYILRTPWLRKAVELDLIMLENQLSYFIFTELFDFILKKQPENQGNMNIPPYLSKHRKESESHDFFIRITCEFFIDYYRNGKATIKKPGEVELQQLNKIKHFTDLVRQFMCPYSGYPRGPHVKTKCLYTAKQLDRAGVNFVPSEDHSLADIHRTKVTYNCFCIGWKYLKLKVPKLKVEDDTECLMRNVMALEQCLYPCEAHICNYISLLDQLINTAEDVELLVEKDVVQNFLGSNDVVANLFNKICDQIAETSFCYGILCEDLNDHYNNPWNVAKATLKSVYFKDIWTGSSSVVAFFVLVFSIVSVIATIKDLFF, encoded by the coding sequence ATGGGAGAAAAGAAGGCTTGCCCCGATGAGGCAATCATAATAGACATTCCAGAGGACTTGGAACCTGATTTGAACTCTACATGTTGGATCCACAGAGTTCCTAGGAAGCTCCGTCAGGTACATGAAGCAGCTTACACTCCCCAGCTAATTTCCATAGGCCCTTTACATTACGACGAACCGAAACTGAATGCCATGGAACAGCACAAAACCAAATATCATGATCAATTCTGGAAACGGGACTTCAGTAAACATATTAGGGAAAATGACATCAGAGACTTCATCGAAGAAGGGGCTCGCCGAGAACGAATCTGGTGTAGCTATGCAGGGAGCTTTGAGCTTATGAATAACCGGGACATGTTCTTCCGGGTTATTCTACGAGATGTCTCCTTCATCTTTGAGCTATTTTTGAGAAACTACGAACATGTGCTTGATAATAATGACAAGCCTGAGGAAATGAAGAAGGATATACAGGACTACATATTGAGAACTCCATGGCTAAGGAAAGCTGTAGAGCTGGACTTGATAATGCTCGAAAATCAgctctcttattttattttcacagaATTATTTGACTTCATCCTCAAAAAACAGCCAGAAAATCAAGGGAATATGAATATCCCTCCTTATCTATCAAAACATCGGAAGGAAAGTGAATCCCATGATTTCTTTATTAGGATTACATGtgaattcttcattgattattaCAGGAATGGAAAAGCTACAATAAAGAAGCCAGGAGAAGTGGAATTGCAACAGCTGAACAAAATCAAACATTTCACTGATTTGGTCAGACAGTTCATGTGTCCATATAGTGGGTATCCTCGAGGTCCACATGTCAAAACCAAATGTCTTTACACTGCAAAACAACTGGATAGAGCAGGCGTGAACTTTGTGCCGAGTGAAGACCATTCCTTAGCTGACATACACAGAACAAAGGTTACATACAACTGTTTCTGTATAGGTTGGAAGTATTTGAAACTGAAGGTCCCTAAACTCAAGGTAGAAGACGACACAGAATGCCTTATGAGAAACGTTATGGCTTTGGAGCAGTGTCTTTATCCATGTGAGGCTCACATATGCAATTATATTTCACTGCTGGATCAACTTATCAACACTGCTGAAGATGTGGAATTACTGGTTGAGAAGGATGTTGTTCAGAACTTTCTAGGCAGCAATGATGTAGTTGCCAATTTGTTTAACAAAATCTGTGACCAAATTGCAGAAACATCTTTCTGCTATGGAATCCTCTGTGAAGATCTTAATGACCACTATAACAATCCGTGGAACGTTGCAAAAGCGACCCTTAAAAGCGTCTACTTTAAGGATATTTGGACTGGGAGTTCCTCTGTCGTTGCGTTTTTTGTCCTTGTATTCTCAATTGTCTCGGTCATTGCAACCATCAAGGATTTGTTCTtctaa